From Kwoniella shandongensis chromosome 2, complete sequence, the proteins below share one genomic window:
- a CDS encoding urease, with the protein MHLLPREQDKLILTTLGTLAQRRLARGLLLNKSETTALIASQLHEFIRDGNHSVSQLMDLGKKMLGRRHVMFGVAEGIHDIQVEGTFPDGTFLVTVHDPISSDDGDLNNALYGSFLPIPSQDLFPLPDPPKPDTYLPGAVICVKKKKIPLNVGKRRFLLEVKNEGDRPIQVGSHYPFLETNPSLVFDRLVSYGCHLDIAAGTAVRFEPGERKTVSLVEVGGKKLLYGGSGLGSGPFEESLRENKVRDLVEKGGFRHKKQDKVEDAPVAEMDREVYASMFGPTTGDKVQLADMDLWIEVEKDFTVYGDECKFGGGKVLRDGQGQASNRSDHEVLDLLITNALIIDWSGIYKADIGVKNGKIVGIGKAGNPDIMDGVTEGMVFGSNTEVIAGEKLIVTAGALDVHVHYICTQLWTEALSSGITTVVGGGTGPASGTNATTCTSSAFYMHNMMAATDTIPLNFGFTGKGNDAGTKGLKDIVEAGACGLKLHEDWGSTPEAIDRALTVGDEYDVQVNIHTDTLNESGYVESTLAAIKGRTIHTYHTEGAGGGHAPDIIVVVEQENVLPSSTNPTRPYAVNTLDEHLDMLMVCHHLDKSIPEDIAFADSRIRAETVAAEDVLQDTGAISMISSDAQAMGRIGEVVARTWRTAAKMKDVRGPLEGDSDKNDNNRVKRYIAKYTVNPAIAQGMSHLIGQVSVGCLADLVIWKPETFGAKPEMVLKGGVIAWAQMGDANASIPTVQPVFGRPMWGAQPSAAALNSVVWVSQASIDGGFIDKYGLKKKPEAVKNCRNIGKKDMKLNDAMPKMTVDPETYEVHADGVLCDAPPATSLPLTKKHFVY; encoded by the exons Atgcacctcctccctcgagagcag GACAAGCTCATCCTAACGACGCTGGGCACACTCGCCCAACGTCGTCTTGCTCgcggtcttctcctcaacaaATCCGAGACGACAGCACTAATAGCTTCCCAGCTACACGAATTCATACGTGATGGGAATCATTCCGTCTCTCAACTCATGGATCTGGGTAAGAAGATGTTGGGTAGGAGACATGTCATGTTTGGCGTGGCGGAGGGGATACATGATATTCAGGTAGAGGGGACTTTCCCAGATGGAACGTTTTTGGTCACGGTACATGATCCGATAAGCTCAGATGATGGCGATT TAAACAACGCCCTCTACggatccttcctcccaatcccatCACAAGACCTCTTCCCCTTACCCGATCCGCCCAAACCCGACACCTACCTCCCTGGCGCGGTAATCtgtgtgaagaagaagaaaatcCCCTTGAATGTTGGAAAACGTCGTTTCCTCCTCGAAGTCAAGAACGAAGGTGATCGACCTATCCAAGTCGGCTCACACTATCCTTTTCTCGAGACCAACCCTTCGCTCGTCTTTGACAGATTGGTGTCGTACGGATGTCATCTTGATATTGCAGCGGGTACAGCGGTCCGATTCGAGcctggagagaggaagacggtcAGTCTGGTAGAAGTTGGTGGGAAGAAGCTGTTGTATGGCGGTTCGGGGCTCGGCAGTGGACCTTTCGAGGAAAGCTTGAGAGAGAATAAAGTGAGAGatttggtggagaagggtggattCAGACATAAGAAGCAAGACAAAGTGGAAGATGCACCAGTGGCAGAGATGGATAGAGAAGTG TACGCCTCGATGTTCGGACCAACAACTGGCGACAAGGTCCAGTTGGCAGACATGGACCTCtggatcgaggtggagaaggacttTACCGTGTACGGAGACGAGTGCAAGTTTGGTGGTG GCAAGGTTCTACGAGATGGTCAAGGTCAGGCGTCCAATCGATCAGACCATGAAGTACTTGACCTTCTCATCACGAACGCGCTCATCATTGACTGGAGCGGCATCTACAAG GCCGATATCGGTGTCAAGAACGGCAAGATTGTAGGCATAGGAAAAGCTGGTAATCCCGATATCATGGATGGAGTTACCGAGGGCATGGTCTTTGGCTCAAACACCGAGGTCATTGCCGGTGAAAAGTTGATCGTCACAGCGGGCGCTTTGGATGTGCATGTGCATTACATCTGTACGCAGCTCTGGACCGAG GCCCTCTCATCTGGTATCACAACCGTCGTCGGCGGCGGCACAGGACCCGCGAGCGGGACTAACGCCACGACCTGCACATCCTCTGCATTCTACATGCACAACATGATGGCAGCAACGGACACCATTCCCCTCAACTTTGGCTTTACAGGAAAGGGTAATGATGCCGGTACCAAAGGATTGAAGGACATCGTGGAAGCAGGAGCGTGCGGTTTGAAACTGCATGAGGACTGGGGATCGACCCCAGAAGCTATCGATCGAGCTTTAACCGTTGGTGATGAATACGATGTCCAG GTCAACATTCATACTGATACGTTGAACGAGAGTGGTTATGTCGAAAGCACATTAGCTGCTATCAAGGGAAGGACTATTCACAC CTATCACACCGAAGGTGCGGGTGGTGGTCATGCCCCAGATATaatcgtcgttgtcgagcaGGAGAATGTGTTGCCAAGTTCGACGAACCCTACGCGACCATACGCGGTCAACACGCTAGATGAGCATCTTGAC ATGCTTATGGTATGCCACCACCTTGACAAGTCAATTCCTGAAGACATCGCCTTTGCCGATTCTCGTATTCGAGCTGAAACCGTTGCAGCGGAGGATGTTCTCCAAGACACCGGCGCTATCTCCATGATCAGTAGTGACGCTCAAGCGATGGGTCGAATTGGAGAAGTCGTCGCTCGAACATGGAGAACGGCTGCTAAGATGAAGGATGTGCGAGGTCCACTTGAAGGAGACAGCGACAAGAACGATAACAACCGAGTCAAACGATATATCGCCAAGTACACCGTCAACCCTGCCATCGCTCAGGGAATGTCCCACTTGATTGGTCAAGTCTCGGTCGGATGTCTTGCAGACTTGGTGATCTGGAAGCCGGAGACGTTTGGTGCTAAGCCCGAAATGGTGCTCAAGGGTGGTGTAATTGCCTGGGCACAGATGGGAGATGCCAATGCGTCTATCCCGACCGTCCAACCGGTCTTCGGACGACCGATGTGGGGTGCTCAGCCCTCTGCGGCGGCACTCAACTCGGTCGTGTGGGTCAGCCAAGCGTCaattgatggtg GCTTCATCGACAAATACGGCCTGAAGAAGAAACCTGAAGCTGTCAAGAACTGTCGAAACATCGGCAAGAAGGACATGAAATTGAACGATGCGATGCCCAAGATGACAG TCGACCCGGAAACATACGAAGTGCATGCGGATGGAGTACTCTGCGATGCTCCGCCGGCAACTTCACTGccattgacgaagaagcatTTCGTCTATTAA